One genomic window of Pseudomonas sp. LFM046 includes the following:
- a CDS encoding DUF202 domain-containing protein has translation MSEADEGLQAERTVLAWRRTQLALTLVACLALRGLPQEGRMAMATLFLSLLVAHLICSGKQRCYARCRDGLAGRRASASVAATASLALGVAAIAAAGMTAILLP, from the coding sequence ATGAGTGAAGCCGATGAGGGCCTGCAGGCGGAACGCACCGTGCTGGCCTGGCGGCGCACGCAGTTGGCGCTGACGCTGGTGGCCTGCCTGGCCCTGCGCGGCCTGCCGCAAGAGGGGCGGATGGCGATGGCGACCCTGTTTCTCTCGCTGCTGGTGGCTCACCTGATCTGCAGCGGAAAGCAGCGTTGCTACGCGCGTTGCCGGGACGGCCTCGCCGGGCGGCGTGCATCGGCGAGCGTGGCGGCTACGGCCAGCCTTGCCCTGGGCGTCGCCGCTATCGCCGCCGCAGGTATGACGGCGATTCTTCTCCCCTGA
- a CDS encoding DUF1329 domain-containing protein: protein MNDCIHLRRGGLLLSATLLAGHALAAVAPDEAARLGAQLTPIGAEHAASADGAIPAWDGGLAPAAGKAQANGTPADPFAADQPLFTITAANLEQYRDRLSPGQVAMLKRYPDSYRLPVYPSRRTVAVSDEIKRAAAHNAGATRLINDGNGLENFQGAVAFPIPQNGLEVIWNHVTRYRGGSFLATTDSAAPQPGGDYAITTTEQRFTLRDWISDYKPGQGDNLLFYYSHKVTAPARQAGEVLLVHETLDQVREPRMSWVYNAGQRRVRRAPDVSYDATGVTTAGLRTADSRDMFNGAPDRYDWKLVGKRELYIPYNSYRLLATDLPYTEIIRPGHIAPDPTRYELHRVWEVVATLKPGARHIYSKRHYFIDEDTWAIAEADHYDSRGELWRVGENHGYFHYEAQVPLTAMEVFYDLQGGRYIASGMTNQQRRAYDFGYRASASDYSPGALRSAGVR, encoded by the coding sequence ATGAACGACTGCATTCACCTGCGGCGCGGCGGCCTGCTGCTGTCCGCGACCCTGCTGGCCGGCCATGCCCTGGCTGCCGTTGCGCCGGACGAAGCCGCGAGGCTGGGCGCACAACTGACACCAATTGGTGCCGAGCACGCGGCCTCTGCCGATGGTGCGATCCCCGCCTGGGACGGCGGTCTGGCCCCGGCGGCCGGCAAGGCGCAGGCCAATGGCACGCCGGCTGATCCCTTCGCCGCAGACCAGCCACTGTTCACCATCACCGCAGCCAACCTCGAGCAGTACCGCGACCGGCTCAGCCCCGGACAGGTCGCGATGCTCAAACGTTATCCGGACAGTTACCGCCTGCCGGTCTACCCCAGCCGGCGTACGGTCGCCGTGTCAGACGAGATCAAGCGGGCGGCGGCGCACAACGCCGGCGCCACCCGCCTGATCAACGACGGCAACGGCCTGGAGAATTTCCAGGGCGCGGTGGCCTTCCCCATTCCGCAGAACGGCCTGGAGGTGATCTGGAACCACGTCACCCGCTACCGTGGCGGCAGCTTCCTCGCTACCACCGACAGCGCGGCGCCGCAGCCCGGCGGCGACTACGCCATCACCACGACCGAGCAACGCTTCACCCTGCGCGACTGGATCAGCGACTACAAGCCAGGGCAGGGGGACAACCTGCTCTTCTACTACAGCCACAAGGTCACCGCGCCGGCGCGCCAGGCGGGGGAAGTGCTGCTGGTGCACGAAACCCTCGACCAGGTCCGGGAGCCGCGCATGTCCTGGGTCTACAACGCCGGGCAGCGCCGCGTGCGTCGAGCTCCGGACGTTTCCTACGATGCCACCGGGGTGACCACTGCAGGATTGCGCACCGCCGACAGCCGCGACATGTTCAATGGCGCGCCGGACCGATACGACTGGAAGCTGGTGGGCAAGCGTGAGCTGTACATCCCCTACAACAGCTACCGGCTGCTCGCCACCGATCTGCCTTACACGGAAATCATCCGTCCCGGGCACATCGCTCCCGATCCCACCCGCTACGAGCTGCACCGGGTCTGGGAGGTCGTTGCCACCCTCAAGCCAGGCGCCCGACACATCTACTCGAAGCGCCACTACTTCATCGATGAAGACACCTGGGCCATCGCCGAGGCCGACCACTACGACAGCCGCGGCGAGTTGTGGCGTGTCGGAGAAAACCACGGCTATTTCCACTACGAAGCGCAGGTGCCACTGACCGCGATGGAAGTGTTCTACGACCTGCAGGGCGGTCGCTACATCGCCTCTGGGATGACCAATCAGCAGCGCCGGGCCTACGACTTCGGCTATCGCGCCAGCGCCTCGGACTACTCGCCCGGAGCCCTGCGCAGTGCGGGGGTGCGCTAG
- a CDS encoding DUF202 domain-containing protein, whose protein sequence is MSRIRVLLGGEDPDPRFSLANERTFLAWIRTALALLAGGVGMEAFADGVFAVALKDGLALGLLAMSLLVSLCAFIRWLGVERALRRKESLPLPVLAPVLSLGCLLMGGVLIGVLWSRAG, encoded by the coding sequence GTGAGCCGAATCAGGGTGCTGCTGGGCGGCGAGGACCCCGACCCACGCTTTTCCCTGGCCAACGAGCGGACCTTCCTCGCCTGGATTCGCACTGCTCTGGCCCTGTTGGCCGGCGGGGTCGGCATGGAGGCGTTCGCCGATGGGGTGTTCGCGGTGGCGCTCAAGGACGGCCTGGCCCTCGGCCTGTTGGCGATGAGTCTGCTGGTGAGCCTTTGCGCGTTCATTCGCTGGCTGGGAGTAGAGCGGGCGCTGCGGCGGAAGGAGTCGCTGCCGTTGCCAGTGCTTGCGCCGGTGTTGTCACTGGGCTGCCTGCTGATGGGGGGCGTGCTGATCGGCGTGCTCTGGAGTCGGGCTGGATGA
- a CDS encoding GTP-binding protein, with amino-acid sequence MSRQVPIPVTLVSGFLGAGKTTLLNRILNSDHGLRMAVMVNDFGAINIDSQLIVSQTQTTVSLANGCICCTVESDLIEQLGRLLDDRQNRPEYIVIEASGVSNPGKIANTLRYPQFREALAIDSILTVVDAEQFETLEGEMAQLAMEQLDVADIIVLNKVDRVSREQLDALKARWLYPNARLLECEYGEVPLELVLGVGRFKGGWSFRPAAAVQAPVLTTAREEDHAAIFDTWSFSSDRPLSLKGLRRALSALPTDIYRAKGVCQIAEAPGKRCILHLVGSRNEIKPEPGWEGSEPYTQLIFIGRRGSIDPEGMKTLFAGCVIEGTDGL; translated from the coding sequence ATGAGCAGACAGGTCCCCATTCCGGTGACACTGGTGTCCGGCTTCCTCGGCGCCGGCAAGACCACCTTGCTGAACCGCATCCTCAACAGTGATCACGGCCTGCGCATGGCGGTGATGGTCAACGACTTCGGTGCCATCAACATCGACAGTCAGCTGATCGTCAGCCAGACGCAGACCACCGTCAGCCTGGCCAACGGCTGCATCTGCTGCACCGTGGAGAGCGACCTGATCGAGCAGTTGGGGCGCCTGCTGGACGACCGCCAGAACCGCCCCGAGTACATCGTGATCGAGGCCAGTGGCGTGTCCAATCCGGGCAAGATCGCCAATACCCTTCGCTACCCGCAGTTCCGTGAGGCGCTGGCCATCGACAGCATCCTGACGGTAGTGGACGCCGAGCAGTTCGAAACGCTGGAAGGGGAAATGGCGCAGCTGGCCATGGAACAGCTGGATGTGGCCGACATCATCGTCCTGAACAAGGTGGACCGGGTCAGCCGTGAGCAGCTTGATGCGCTCAAGGCGCGCTGGCTCTACCCCAACGCCCGGTTGCTGGAGTGCGAGTACGGTGAGGTGCCGCTGGAACTGGTGCTGGGCGTCGGGCGGTTCAAGGGTGGCTGGAGTTTCCGCCCGGCTGCCGCTGTGCAGGCTCCGGTGCTGACCACGGCACGGGAAGAAGACCACGCGGCGATCTTCGATACCTGGAGTTTTTCCAGCGATCGTCCGTTATCCCTCAAGGGCCTGCGCCGGGCATTGTCCGCGTTGCCCACCGATATCTATCGCGCCAAGGGCGTGTGCCAGATCGCCGAAGCGCCGGGCAAGCGCTGCATTCTCCACTTGGTGGGCAGCCGCAATGAGATCAAGCCGGAACCGGGGTGGGAGGGTAGCGAGCCCTATACGCAGCTGATTTTCATCGGCAGGCGTGGGTCCATTGATCCGGAGGGGATGAAGACCTTGTTTGCGGGGTGCGTGATCGAGGGCACCGACGGCCTGTAG
- a CDS encoding AMP-binding protein, whose translation MNLGKLLSRSALYWPDQEAVVDSRQRVTYAELEKRTNRLSSGLLKLGLPQGAHVAILAFNRVELVEAEVAFYKNAMVKVPINARLSPDEIVQVLNDSRSEAVITGPVFATALMQNRQALPHLKWVIALAEEGGDITYGKVLALGDETPVNCDPDDDQLAVLHYTSGSSGVLKAAMLTFGNRKALVRKSIASPTRRAGPGDVMAHVGPITHASGMQIMPLLVAGACNLLIERYDDQALLETIQRERVTRLFLVPAMINRLVNLPGVERYDLSSLSLVMYGAAPMAPALVKRAIEVFGPILAQGYGAGETCSLVTILTEQDHLVEDGNYQRLASCGRCYFETDLRVVNEQFEDVGPGEIGEIVVKGPDIMKGYWQAPELTAEVMRDGYYLTGDLATVDEHGYVFIVDRKKEMIISGGFNVYPSEVEQVLYSLPQVFEAAVVGVPDEQWGEAIKAVVVIKPGQSLDEAEVIEHCGRHLAGFKKPRSVDFVDELPKNPNGKVVRRLVRNAYWKDSDRKI comes from the coding sequence TTGAACCTCGGGAAATTATTAAGCCGAAGTGCGCTGTATTGGCCTGATCAGGAAGCTGTCGTTGATTCAAGGCAGCGTGTGACTTATGCGGAGCTTGAAAAAAGAACCAATCGCTTGTCGTCTGGCTTATTGAAACTTGGCCTGCCCCAGGGGGCGCATGTCGCGATATTGGCGTTCAATCGGGTGGAGTTGGTCGAAGCGGAAGTTGCGTTTTACAAGAATGCGATGGTCAAAGTTCCGATCAATGCTCGCCTGTCTCCAGACGAAATTGTCCAGGTATTGAACGATTCGCGCAGCGAGGCCGTTATTACCGGCCCGGTATTCGCTACCGCGCTGATGCAGAACCGCCAGGCGTTGCCTCATCTGAAGTGGGTGATCGCGCTGGCCGAGGAGGGTGGTGACATTACCTACGGGAAGGTGCTGGCGCTGGGCGATGAGACGCCTGTCAATTGCGACCCCGATGATGACCAGTTGGCCGTGCTGCATTACACCTCCGGCAGCTCCGGTGTGCTCAAGGCCGCCATGCTCACCTTCGGCAACCGCAAGGCACTGGTCCGCAAGAGCATTGCGAGTCCGACGCGCCGCGCCGGGCCGGGCGACGTCATGGCCCACGTCGGCCCCATCACCCATGCCAGCGGCATGCAGATCATGCCGCTGCTGGTGGCGGGGGCCTGCAACCTGCTGATCGAGCGCTACGACGACCAGGCCCTGCTGGAAACCATCCAGCGCGAACGGGTCACTCGCCTGTTCCTGGTGCCGGCGATGATCAACCGGCTCGTCAACCTCCCCGGGGTCGAGCGCTACGACCTGAGCAGCCTGAGCCTGGTGATGTACGGCGCCGCACCCATGGCGCCGGCGCTGGTCAAGCGCGCCATCGAGGTGTTCGGGCCGATCCTGGCCCAAGGCTATGGCGCGGGCGAGACCTGCTCGCTGGTGACCATCCTCACCGAGCAGGACCATCTGGTGGAGGACGGCAACTACCAGCGCCTGGCGTCTTGCGGGCGCTGCTACTTCGAGACTGACCTGAGGGTGGTCAACGAGCAGTTCGAGGATGTGGGGCCCGGCGAAATCGGCGAGATCGTGGTGAAGGGTCCGGACATCATGAAGGGCTACTGGCAGGCCCCCGAACTCACCGCCGAAGTCATGCGGGACGGCTACTACCTGACCGGCGACCTCGCCACGGTCGACGAGCACGGTTACGTCTTCATCGTTGATCGCAAGAAGGAAATGATCATTTCCGGCGGATTCAACGTGTATCCCTCCGAGGTTGAACAAGTGCTCTACAGCCTGCCGCAGGTCTTCGAGGCGGCGGTGGTTGGCGTGCCCGACGAGCAGTGGGGCGAGGCGATCAAGGCGGTGGTGGTGATCAAGCCCGGCCAGTCTCTCGACGAGGCCGAGGTCATCGAGCATTGCGGCCGGCACCTGGCCGGCTTCAAGAAGCCCCGCAGCGTCGATTTCGTCGATGAGCTGCCGAAGAACCCTAACGGCAAGGTCGTGCGCCGCCTGGTTCGAAACGCCTATTGGAAAGACAGCGATCGCAAGATTTGA
- a CDS encoding MFS transporter: MRSETAYNPRAAWTIAALLAVMMLVNFLDKVVIGLVAVPMMKELALTPAQFGLIGGSLHWLFSMAAVAGGFLANRHPARILLLGMGAFWAVVQLPMLFTTSLWAIIACRVLLGVGEGPASPVATHALYKWFPDDKRSMPVALLHSGSAMGLLLAGVLIPLISLHYGWRANFAVLAAVGLVWCVAWFHLGREGQLDNAQALPGASMSVERIPYRRLLGDGTVLSNYFCHFAANWSLALTLTWLPSYLEVGMGIDALNSGRLFGLFVLVTTPMSLFMAWWSERLLRRGLPSRVARGMFVSICLLLSGLLTAALILPGLSMVERLVCMTLGSGFALVMYSVGPAMLAEVTPTAQRGSILAIGNAFASLAGLSAPVVTGILVQAAGGLDGSGYARGYLVCGAILVIAGVVGLAGMNPQKSREQLQGRYTVAAGAAR; this comes from the coding sequence ATGCGCAGCGAAACTGCCTACAACCCCAGGGCTGCCTGGACAATCGCCGCCCTGTTGGCGGTGATGATGTTGGTCAACTTCCTCGACAAGGTGGTCATCGGCCTGGTCGCGGTTCCGATGATGAAGGAGTTGGCGCTGACACCGGCGCAGTTCGGCCTGATCGGCGGCAGCCTGCATTGGCTGTTCTCCATGGCCGCGGTCGCCGGTGGCTTCCTTGCCAACCGCCATCCCGCCCGCATCCTGCTGCTGGGCATGGGCGCGTTCTGGGCAGTGGTTCAGCTGCCGATGCTGTTCACCACTTCGTTATGGGCAATCATCGCCTGCCGAGTGTTGCTCGGCGTCGGGGAGGGCCCGGCTTCGCCGGTTGCCACCCATGCCCTGTACAAGTGGTTTCCCGACGACAAGCGCAGCATGCCGGTGGCCCTGCTGCATTCCGGCAGCGCCATGGGCCTGCTGCTGGCCGGGGTGCTGATTCCGCTGATCAGCCTGCACTACGGTTGGCGGGCGAATTTCGCGGTGCTGGCCGCAGTCGGTCTGGTCTGGTGCGTCGCCTGGTTCCACCTGGGGCGGGAAGGCCAGCTGGACAACGCGCAAGCGCTGCCTGGCGCCAGTATGAGCGTCGAGCGGATTCCCTACCGCCGCCTGCTCGGCGACGGCACCGTGCTGAGCAACTATTTCTGCCATTTCGCCGCCAACTGGTCGCTGGCCCTGACCCTGACCTGGTTGCCGTCCTACCTGGAGGTGGGTATGGGCATCGATGCGTTGAATTCGGGACGCCTTTTCGGCCTGTTCGTGCTGGTCACCACGCCGATGAGCCTGTTCATGGCCTGGTGGTCGGAGCGCCTGCTGCGCCGGGGATTGCCCTCCCGCGTAGCCCGCGGGATGTTCGTCTCGATCTGCCTGCTCCTCAGCGGGTTGCTGACGGCGGCCCTGATCCTTCCGGGGTTGTCGATGGTCGAACGGCTGGTCTGCATGACCCTGGGCAGTGGTTTTGCGTTGGTGATGTATTCGGTCGGTCCGGCGATGCTCGCGGAGGTGACGCCGACTGCGCAGCGCGGCAGCATTCTGGCTATCGGTAATGCCTTCGCCTCCCTGGCCGGACTGTCGGCCCCGGTGGTCACCGGCATTCTGGTCCAGGCCGCTGGCGGTCTGGATGGTAGCGGCTATGCCCGAGGCTACCTGGTTTGCGGCGCGATTCTGGTGATCGCCGGCGTGGTCGGGCTGGCCGGAATGAACCCGCAGAAGTCTCGCGAGCAATTGCAGGGCAGGTATACCGTCGCGGCCGGCGCCGCCCGCTGA
- a CDS encoding DUF1302 domain-containing protein, with protein MLLSLGCMSAPASALNFRLGEVDGQLDSSLTIGASVSTEDPEHDLMRSANGDDGRRNYRAGDVFSKLFKGVHDLELKYGDSGLFLRGSYWYDYALRDEGQRFKDVEDAGRKTAIKSAGTQLLDAFLYHNYAIADQPGSARLGKQVVNWGESTFIQGGLNVINPANLAALRRPGSEVKEGLVPVNMFYLSQNLSENLSADAFYQLDWEQTNLDNCGTFFSGNDYVPDGCVGLDVGANLTGNPLAVAGLTPFGVQLNEEGIRLGRAGDQDARNSGQWGLSMRWFVPALDTEFGAYVANYHSRLPYTGSISSPFLTNNDFVPQLCANLGLPLASCARLLGSAGGRQIVGALRTGTSQYFVQYPEDIRLYGLSFATTLASGTALQGELSYRPNLPLQFNGVDLVQAALNDPSRSPLVANGVLPALDSHRNNGYRRKEVTQAQVTATHSFSQVMGADQLVLIGEVGATHVGGLEGRFGPRYGRNSTFGPGELADNSVCLASSKTPQHCNDKGFTTTFSWGYRARAVWSYANAIAGIDLRPNLSWSHDVEGYGPAEGSGFSEGSTAVSVGLDAELNSTYYASLSYTNYFDGDYGTRGDRDFVALSLGINF; from the coding sequence CTGCTTCTTTCGCTCGGTTGCATGAGCGCTCCGGCTTCGGCCTTGAACTTCCGCCTCGGTGAAGTGGATGGTCAGCTGGATTCTTCGCTAACCATCGGCGCGAGTGTTTCCACCGAGGACCCGGAGCACGACCTGATGCGCAGCGCCAACGGTGACGACGGGCGCCGCAACTACCGTGCCGGCGATGTGTTCTCGAAACTCTTCAAGGGTGTGCATGACCTCGAGCTGAAGTACGGCGACAGTGGCCTGTTCCTGCGCGGCAGCTATTGGTACGACTACGCCCTGCGTGATGAGGGCCAGCGCTTCAAGGACGTCGAGGATGCCGGGCGCAAGACCGCCATCAAGTCCGCAGGCACACAGTTGCTCGACGCGTTTCTCTACCACAACTACGCCATCGCCGATCAGCCCGGTTCGGCGCGCCTCGGCAAACAGGTGGTGAACTGGGGCGAAAGCACCTTCATCCAGGGCGGGCTCAACGTGATCAACCCGGCCAACCTGGCGGCGCTGCGCCGGCCGGGCTCCGAGGTCAAGGAAGGCCTGGTGCCGGTGAACATGTTCTACCTGTCGCAGAACCTCAGCGAAAACCTCTCGGCTGATGCCTTCTACCAGTTGGACTGGGAACAGACCAATCTGGACAACTGCGGCACCTTCTTTTCCGGCAACGATTACGTACCTGACGGCTGCGTCGGGCTGGACGTCGGCGCCAACCTGACCGGCAACCCCCTGGCGGTGGCCGGTCTGACACCCTTCGGCGTCCAGCTCAACGAAGAAGGCATCCGGCTCGGTCGCGCCGGTGACCAGGACGCCCGCAACAGCGGCCAGTGGGGCCTGTCCATGCGCTGGTTCGTGCCGGCGCTGGATACCGAGTTCGGGGCCTACGTGGCCAACTACCACAGCCGCCTGCCCTATACCGGATCGATCAGCAGTCCCTTCCTGACCAACAACGACTTCGTCCCGCAACTGTGCGCCAACCTCGGGCTGCCGCTGGCTTCCTGCGCCAGGCTGCTCGGCTCGGCTGGGGGGCGCCAGATCGTGGGCGCACTGCGCACCGGCACCTCGCAGTACTTCGTGCAGTATCCGGAGGACATCCGCCTGTACGGCCTGAGCTTCGCCACCACCCTCGCCAGCGGCACGGCGTTGCAGGGCGAGCTAAGTTATCGGCCGAACCTGCCGCTGCAGTTCAATGGCGTCGACCTGGTCCAGGCGGCGCTGAACGATCCGTCGCGCTCGCCGCTGGTTGCCAATGGGGTACTGCCGGCGCTCGACAGTCACCGGAACAACGGTTATCGGCGCAAGGAGGTGACCCAGGCGCAGGTCACCGCTACGCACTCCTTCAGCCAGGTCATGGGCGCCGACCAACTGGTGCTGATCGGTGAGGTCGGCGCGACCCATGTGGGTGGCCTGGAGGGCAGGTTCGGTCCGCGCTACGGGCGCAACAGCACCTTCGGCCCCGGCGAACTGGCGGACAACAGTGTCTGTCTGGCCAGTTCAAAGACGCCGCAGCACTGCAATGACAAGGGCTTTACCACGACGTTCTCCTGGGGCTATCGAGCCCGCGCAGTCTGGAGTTACGCCAATGCCATCGCCGGCATCGACCTCAGGCCCAACCTGTCCTGGTCCCACGACGTGGAGGGTTACGGACCGGCAGAGGGTTCCGGCTTCAGCGAGGGTTCCACGGCCGTCAGCGTCGGCCTGGATGCCGAACTCAACAGCACCTACTACGCCAGCCTGTCGTACACCAACTACTTCGATGGCGACTACGGCACTCGTGGCGACCGGGATTTCGTGGCCCTGAGCCTGGGCATCAACTTCTGA
- a CDS encoding LysR family transcriptional regulator, translating into MTLKQLRYLIAIAEAGSFSAAARRAYIAQPALSRQIGLLESELEMQLLERLHDGVTLTDAGRRLYEVARSVVQKIDSVKDELESTKGNPKGHVSISIPVTASALLLPAIITRAKAKFPGIELTVRDGLSKEGGQAIELGKVDFGIVPNAEDLEHVAVEPVFIEDLYWIGPEGTATGGDTTTLAEAAASRLVLVPRTLHLRRRLEQAALEAGVELNVVYEQYSTHGIGSMVRNGLAATISNWPAVEELQNAVARRIVEPPIRRTVAIAHSIHRPLSFAASCMRELVRAILVEAVQSGRWRGELIQQRAPVDDL; encoded by the coding sequence ATGACGCTCAAACAACTCCGCTACCTCATCGCCATTGCAGAAGCCGGAAGTTTCTCGGCCGCAGCGCGGCGGGCCTATATTGCGCAACCGGCCCTGAGCCGGCAGATCGGGCTGCTGGAAAGCGAACTGGAGATGCAACTGCTTGAGCGACTGCACGACGGCGTGACCCTCACCGACGCCGGTCGCCGGCTCTATGAGGTCGCCCGGTCGGTAGTGCAGAAGATCGATTCGGTGAAGGACGAGCTGGAGTCGACCAAGGGCAACCCGAAGGGCCATGTGTCCATCTCCATCCCGGTCACGGCCTCCGCATTGCTGCTGCCGGCCATCATCACCCGGGCGAAAGCGAAATTCCCGGGCATTGAACTGACCGTGCGCGATGGCCTGAGCAAGGAAGGTGGCCAGGCCATCGAGTTGGGCAAGGTGGACTTCGGCATCGTGCCGAACGCCGAGGATCTGGAGCACGTCGCCGTCGAACCGGTGTTCATCGAGGACCTGTACTGGATCGGCCCGGAAGGGACGGCCACAGGTGGCGACACCACCACCCTCGCCGAGGCAGCGGCCAGCCGCCTGGTTCTGGTGCCCCGGACGCTGCATCTGCGCCGCCGCCTCGAACAGGCCGCGCTGGAGGCCGGCGTGGAGTTGAACGTGGTCTACGAGCAGTACTCCACCCACGGCATCGGCAGCATGGTGCGCAACGGGCTGGCCGCGACCATCAGCAACTGGCCAGCGGTCGAAGAACTGCAGAACGCGGTGGCGCGGCGGATCGTCGAGCCACCCATCCGCCGCACCGTTGCCATCGCTCACTCGATCCACAGGCCGCTGTCATTCGCCGCGTCCTGCATGCGCGAACTGGTCCGCGCGATATTGGTGGAGGCGGTGCAATCCGGCCGCTGGCGGGGCGAGCTGATCCAGCAGCGCGCGCCCGTCGACGATCTGTGA
- a CDS encoding acyl-CoA dehydrogenase family protein: MIEPSEKAKDIIAGLGAFIRDEIIPLEKQENLEWGEAHPREILRDVWKRSCELGFYNVMLPEDLGGAGLNVVDLCAVKESAILTGSMLAPHVLGELSGPPRIGHLFRVASGVQVEKFLQPVCRAEKAVCFALTEAEAGSDASAIKTSARRDGDFYVLDGAKRYISGAPYADFAVLLAVTGPGSGAAGISAFFVDLKSSGVRVESDYQVMSGAGSHGNILLDNVRVPAQNLLGEEGAGFKLAMGRITLNRLLHCPTMLGMAGLALNLSIDYARTRVQFGKPIAMFQAVNHMIADMATELHAARSMMFATAALNDAGGDIKVQAPMCKLFASEAAFRIVDRAVQVHGGAGLIRGNPVEWLFRATRMMRVLTGTSEIQRNTIAKGLLMPG, from the coding sequence ATGATCGAACCAAGCGAAAAAGCCAAAGACATCATCGCCGGTCTCGGCGCCTTCATCCGCGACGAAATCATCCCGCTGGAGAAGCAGGAAAACCTCGAATGGGGCGAGGCACATCCGAGGGAAATCCTCAGGGACGTCTGGAAGCGTTCCTGCGAACTGGGTTTCTACAACGTGATGCTGCCTGAAGACCTGGGTGGCGCGGGGCTGAACGTCGTCGACCTGTGCGCGGTGAAGGAGTCCGCCATTCTCACCGGCTCGATGCTTGCCCCGCACGTGCTCGGCGAGTTGAGCGGCCCGCCGCGCATAGGTCACCTGTTCCGCGTCGCCAGTGGCGTCCAGGTGGAGAAGTTCCTGCAGCCGGTGTGCCGGGCGGAGAAGGCGGTGTGCTTCGCCCTCACTGAAGCGGAGGCCGGTTCCGATGCTTCGGCGATCAAGACCAGCGCGCGGCGCGACGGTGACTTCTACGTGCTCGATGGCGCCAAGCGCTATATCTCCGGTGCCCCCTACGCGGACTTCGCCGTGCTGCTGGCGGTCACAGGGCCGGGGAGTGGGGCAGCAGGCATCTCGGCCTTCTTCGTCGACCTCAAGTCATCGGGGGTGCGAGTCGAGTCGGACTACCAGGTGATGTCCGGGGCGGGTAGCCACGGCAACATCCTGCTGGATAACGTCCGGGTCCCGGCCCAGAACCTGCTCGGCGAGGAGGGGGCGGGGTTCAAGCTGGCGATGGGGCGTATCACCCTCAACCGCCTGCTGCATTGCCCGACCATGCTCGGCATGGCCGGCCTGGCGCTGAACCTGTCGATCGATTACGCCCGTACCCGCGTCCAGTTCGGCAAGCCCATTGCCATGTTCCAGGCGGTCAACCACATGATCGCTGACATGGCCACCGAGTTGCATGCCGCGCGCAGCATGATGTTCGCCACGGCCGCACTGAACGACGCCGGTGGCGATATCAAGGTCCAGGCGCCAATGTGCAAGCTGTTCGCCTCGGAGGCGGCCTTCCGTATCGTCGACCGCGCGGTGCAGGTACACGGCGGCGCCGGGCTGATTCGCGGCAACCCGGTGGAATGGCTGTTCCGCGCCACCCGGATGATGCGCGTCCTGACCGGTACCAGCGAGATCCAGCGCAACACCATCGCCAAGGGCCTCCTGATGCCGGGCTAG